One part of the Nymphaea colorata isolate Beijing-Zhang1983 chromosome 8, ASM883128v2, whole genome shotgun sequence genome encodes these proteins:
- the LOC116259227 gene encoding F-box protein SNE-like yields the protein MEKKRRPDLQCPVAFGDQYDVLVEVLKHLDARSLGVAACVCRQWRDICTQESTWEHLCNRHVSAAADVPAAEMTQIRSVIVAMGGYRRLYLMCIRPLLERLPSPEGGPGAGTATCTWTKDQVQLSLSLFSIDCYERLGSELGDSASSSSLSLRFLCKPRFDSAGICCSGPNRM from the coding sequence atggagaagaagaggaggccGGACTTGCAGTGCCCAGTTGCTTTTGGCGATCAGTATGATGTATTAGTGGAGGTATTGAAGCATCTGGATGCACGTTCTCTGGGGGTTGCTGCATGCGTTTGCCGGCAATGGAGGGACATCTGCACGCAGGAGAGCACCTGGGAGCACCTCTGCAATCGCCACGTTTCCGCCGCAGCCGACGTCCCCGCCGCCGAAATGACCCAAATCCGGTCAGTCATCGTCGCCATGGGCGGATACCGCCGGCTTTACCTCATGTGCATAAGGCCCTTGCTCGAACGCCTCCCCTCGCCGGAAGGCGGTCCCGGCGCCGGCACCGCAACGTGCACTTGGACCAAGGACCAGGTTCAGctgtccctctccctcttctcgaTTGATTGCTACGAGCGACTAGGGTCGGAGTTGGGCGACTCGGCCTCTTCCTCATCCTTATCACTGAGATTCCTCTGCAAACCACGGTTCGACTCGGCTGGCATTTGCTGTTCAGGCCCGAATCGGATGTAA